A single genomic interval of Antarcticibacterium arcticum harbors:
- a CDS encoding glycoside hydrolase family 57 protein produces the protein MKYAQPNHKHTYLNLYFQVHQPRRLRNFEFFDIGTSRSYFNGDLNRFLINRIAHNCYLPANNMLLQLIKANPAIKITFSISGTALDQFNLYAPQVIESFRELAKTGCVEFLGETYYHSLSFLINEEEFCDQIKQHSKKIREYFGIQPSIFRNTELLYSNYIAKIVTKLGFKGIYLEGVERLFEDLDQNKLFKHPHLPIILFPRNYILSDDIAFRYSNTNWSEWPLTATKYISWLENLTNPGNFICIGMDYETLGEHHRKEEGIFAFMEEFISKAANSSVMEFLNPTRAMEILPAKYSISSPGITSWADVRKDKTAWLGNELQRDAFASLKKLNPLIKKVKNPALIRDYKYLQTSDHFYYMSKETDDDGQVHQYFSHYNSAYEAFLNYMNVLADLEWRIKQEIKYSVRRNRKRVLKKVKRKS, from the coding sequence ATGAAGTATGCACAACCAAACCATAAACACACTTACCTTAATTTATACTTTCAGGTACACCAGCCCAGAAGGCTTCGAAATTTTGAATTTTTCGATATAGGTACTTCCAGGTCTTATTTTAATGGTGATCTTAACAGGTTCTTAATTAACCGGATAGCCCATAATTGTTATTTACCTGCCAACAATATGTTGCTGCAGCTCATTAAGGCAAATCCTGCCATTAAAATAACATTTTCTATTTCAGGTACGGCATTAGACCAGTTTAATTTGTATGCGCCCCAGGTTATTGAAAGTTTTCGTGAGCTGGCCAAAACCGGTTGTGTAGAGTTCCTGGGCGAAACCTATTACCATTCCCTTTCCTTCCTCATTAATGAAGAGGAATTTTGCGACCAGATAAAACAACATTCCAAGAAAATTCGGGAATATTTTGGGATACAACCTTCCATTTTCAGAAATACAGAATTGTTGTACTCGAATTATATAGCCAAAATAGTGACAAAGCTGGGTTTTAAAGGAATTTATCTTGAAGGGGTTGAGCGGTTATTTGAGGACCTGGATCAAAATAAATTATTTAAACATCCTCACTTGCCCATTATCCTCTTTCCAAGAAATTATATTTTAAGTGACGATATTGCCTTTAGATATTCAAACACAAACTGGAGTGAATGGCCTTTAACCGCAACAAAATATATTAGTTGGCTTGAGAACCTCACAAACCCCGGAAATTTTATATGTATTGGAATGGATTACGAAACTTTGGGAGAACATCACAGGAAAGAAGAAGGGATCTTTGCATTTATGGAAGAATTTATTTCCAAAGCCGCTAATAGCTCCGTGATGGAGTTTTTAAACCCAACCCGGGCGATGGAGATCTTACCTGCCAAATACTCAATTTCCAGCCCAGGTATTACTTCCTGGGCAGATGTTAGAAAGGATAAAACCGCGTGGTTGGGGAATGAATTGCAAAGGGATGCATTTGCTTCTCTTAAAAAATTAAATCCACTTATTAAAAAGGTCAAAAATCCTGCTTTGATAAGAGACTATAAATACCTTCAAACTTCAGATCATTTCTATTATATGTCTAAGGAAACAGACGATGATGGCCAGGTGCACCAGTATTTCAGTCATTACAACTCCGCTTATGAAGCTTTTTTGAATTATATGAATGTTCTGGCAGATCTTGAATGGAGAATAAAACAAGAGATTAAATATTCCGTAAGACGAAACAGAAAGCGTGTTTTGAAAAAAGTAAAAAGGAAATCCTGA
- a CDS encoding SDR family NAD(P)-dependent oxidoreductase, translating into MKKLKDKVAIITGGAQGIGLATAKLFLQEGACVMLVDIVEPELIKAVKELNSGNVSYCIADVSQANEVREYVNKTLETYGKVDIFFNNAGIEGKVKPIIDYPEETFDRIIGVNLKGVWLGCQYGIPNMNNGGSVIITSSVAGLKGFKGLGAYVASKHACVGIMRTAALECAERKIRVNSVHPGPVNNRMMRSIEKEMSVNNPEEVQKGFEATIPFGRYAESEEVAQLVLFLAGDDSSYLTGTIQIIDGGMHLS; encoded by the coding sequence GTATTGGCCTTGCCACCGCAAAACTCTTTTTGCAGGAAGGAGCCTGTGTAATGCTGGTAGATATTGTGGAACCCGAATTAATAAAAGCCGTTAAAGAACTTAACAGCGGAAATGTTTCTTATTGTATTGCCGATGTGTCACAGGCAAACGAGGTGCGCGAATACGTAAATAAAACCCTTGAAACTTATGGCAAAGTCGATATTTTTTTTAACAATGCGGGCATAGAAGGAAAAGTAAAACCCATTATAGATTATCCCGAAGAAACCTTTGACAGGATAATAGGTGTAAATCTAAAAGGGGTTTGGTTGGGATGCCAATATGGTATTCCAAATATGAATAATGGAGGTAGCGTTATAATTACATCATCTGTGGCAGGACTTAAAGGTTTTAAAGGCCTTGGGGCCTATGTAGCCAGCAAACACGCATGTGTGGGTATTATGCGTACCGCTGCCCTTGAATGTGCTGAAAGAAAGATTAGGGTAAACAGTGTTCATCCCGGACCTGTAAATAACCGCATGATGCGATCAATAGAAAAGGAAATGTCTGTTAATAATCCGGAAGAAGTGCAAAAAGGTTTTGAGGCAACAATTCCCTTTGGACGCTATGCCGAATCTGAAGAAGTTGCCCAACTGGTTTTATTTTTAGCCGGTGATGACAGTAGTTATTTAACGGGAACCATTCAAATCATAGATGGTGGAATGCATTTAAGCTAA
- the ppsA gene encoding phosphoenolpyruvate synthase, with protein MTVLIKKFKEIGIADLPVVGGKNSSLGEMFNELSKEGVRVPDGFATTANAFWLFLKENEIEQGLRELITKLDRKNFSNLNEIGSNARKLIMDSQLSQRFSEEIIQAYRDLGGNEDIEVAVRSSATAEDLPDASFAGQHDTYLNIIGEDALLTAVLECFASLYTNRAIKYREDKGFKHDEIALSVGVQKMVRSDRACSGIGFTLEPESGFKDLIQLSGVYGLGENIVQGSVNPDEFYIFKPTLEQGKNAIIQKRLGSKEKTMIYAESHGHASTTNIDTEISKQNKYVLPDEEILTLAHWALAIEKHYGKPMDIEWAKNGISNELFITQARPETVHHTAEQNVFIEYNLKKTGELLAAGNAIGSKIAVGPARILGSPKDSHLLKPGDILVTNTTSPDWDPLLKMTAGVVTNRGGRTSHAAIVARELGVPAIVGTNDATLKIRDGEIITVSCAEGKTGFVYKGALEFDEKRIDFSAIKLPKTEVKFILSDPERAFQLSLFPNNGVGLLRMEFIITHMIKIHPMALVNFDQIKDLEVKKEIAVLTRNYAQKEDYFIDELSQGIAVIASAFYPKEVIVRMSDFKTNEYANLLGGTQFEPKEENPMLGFRGRPGIIMSFIGKVLPLNVRR; from the coding sequence ATGACAGTTTTAATTAAAAAATTTAAAGAAATAGGTATAGCAGATCTTCCGGTGGTAGGTGGGAAAAATTCTTCCCTGGGAGAAATGTTCAATGAATTATCTAAGGAAGGAGTGAGGGTGCCAGATGGATTTGCAACCACCGCCAATGCTTTTTGGTTATTTCTGAAGGAAAATGAGATAGAACAGGGTTTGAGGGAACTTATTACAAAATTAGACCGGAAAAATTTTTCCAATCTTAACGAGATTGGTTCCAATGCAAGGAAATTGATCATGGATTCTCAGTTATCTCAAAGATTTTCAGAAGAGATCATACAGGCTTACCGTGACTTGGGAGGAAACGAAGACATAGAAGTGGCCGTACGCAGTAGCGCTACCGCTGAAGATTTGCCAGATGCCAGTTTTGCGGGGCAGCATGACACCTATCTAAATATTATTGGAGAAGATGCCTTACTTACGGCTGTATTGGAATGTTTTGCCTCTCTTTACACGAACAGGGCAATTAAATACAGGGAAGATAAGGGGTTTAAGCATGATGAAATTGCCCTTTCTGTAGGGGTTCAAAAAATGGTACGAAGTGACAGGGCCTGTTCCGGGATAGGTTTTACCCTGGAGCCTGAGTCGGGATTTAAAGACCTGATACAACTCTCCGGGGTATACGGCCTGGGGGAAAACATTGTTCAGGGATCTGTAAATCCCGATGAATTCTATATTTTCAAACCTACCCTTGAACAAGGTAAAAATGCCATTATTCAAAAAAGATTGGGAAGTAAAGAAAAAACTATGATCTATGCCGAATCTCATGGTCATGCCTCTACCACAAATATTGATACTGAAATTTCCAAACAAAATAAATATGTGTTGCCCGATGAAGAAATTCTTACCCTGGCTCACTGGGCGCTCGCTATTGAAAAACATTATGGTAAACCCATGGATATAGAATGGGCAAAAAACGGGATTTCCAATGAATTGTTTATCACCCAGGCCAGGCCTGAAACAGTGCACCACACTGCAGAACAAAATGTTTTTATTGAATATAATTTAAAGAAAACCGGCGAACTGCTTGCAGCCGGAAATGCCATTGGATCCAAAATAGCTGTAGGCCCTGCAAGGATATTAGGATCACCCAAAGATTCACACCTGTTAAAACCGGGAGATATTCTTGTTACCAATACTACCAGCCCCGACTGGGACCCATTGCTTAAAATGACCGCCGGGGTTGTCACAAACCGGGGTGGGCGTACCAGTCATGCTGCGATAGTAGCACGGGAACTGGGCGTTCCGGCCATTGTGGGAACAAATGATGCAACCTTAAAAATCAGGGATGGCGAAATTATTACCGTTTCCTGTGCCGAAGGAAAAACGGGGTTTGTTTACAAAGGTGCGCTGGAGTTTGATGAAAAAAGAATTGATTTCTCTGCAATAAAACTTCCCAAAACCGAAGTAAAATTCATCCTCTCAGATCCTGAAAGGGCATTTCAGCTTTCGCTGTTTCCAAATAACGGGGTAGGATTGTTGAGAATGGAATTTATAATAACCCATATGATCAAAATTCATCCCATGGCCCTTGTAAATTTTGATCAAATTAAAGACCTGGAGGTTAAAAAAGAAATTGCAGTACTTACGCGAAATTACGCTCAAAAAGAAGATTACTTTATAGATGAGCTGTCCCAGGGAATTGCAGTTATAGCCTCGGCATTTTATCCAAAAGAGGTAATAGTGAGAATGAGTGATTTTAAGACCAATGAATATGCTAACCTCTTGGGAGGAACCCAGTTTGAACCCAAAGAGGAAAATCCTATGTTAGGGTTTCGGGGGCGGCCAGGTATTATAATGAGCTTTATAGGGAAGGTTTTGCCCTTGAATGTAAGGCGATAA
- a CDS encoding Crp/Fnr family transcriptional regulator encodes MLQDNLQPADLPFQIPQPVLEKLDVLFFKKGQLIFSEGSTPLGAFLLQKGKVKISKTASQGKEQIMRIVSQREFLSNSDLFTYSKYSTSAKALEDSYLLFISREEFWTLLRDQNYLFEKLLHQMCVDIKQVERKIADLAYKPVRGRLAEAILDLDKKFNTLNNGYHSVLITRADLAGYVGTVKETVNRLLSEFRKEHLISTTGTKINLIDLEGLNKICKMYN; translated from the coding sequence ATGTTACAGGACAATCTACAACCAGCTGATCTTCCCTTCCAGATCCCTCAACCCGTATTGGAAAAACTTGACGTGCTCTTTTTTAAAAAAGGACAACTTATCTTTTCTGAAGGCAGTACGCCCCTGGGGGCATTTCTTTTACAAAAAGGAAAGGTCAAAATCTCCAAGACTGCAAGCCAGGGAAAGGAACAGATCATGAGAATAGTTTCACAAAGGGAATTTTTAAGTAATTCTGATCTCTTTACATATTCTAAATACAGTACTTCTGCAAAAGCACTGGAGGATTCTTATTTACTGTTCATTTCGAGAGAGGAATTTTGGACCCTGCTTAGGGATCAAAATTATCTGTTTGAAAAGCTATTGCACCAAATGTGTGTAGATATAAAACAGGTAGAGAGGAAAATAGCTGACCTGGCGTATAAACCTGTACGGGGAAGACTCGCAGAAGCCATCCTGGACCTGGATAAAAAATTCAATACCCTTAACAACGGGTATCATTCAGTTCTCATAACCCGGGCAGATCTTGCTGGTTATGTGGGAACAGTCAAGGAAACCGTAAACCGGTTATTATCTGAATTCCGCAAGGAGCACCTTATTTCCACAACCGGAACAAAGATCAATTTAATTGACCTGGAAGGACTAAATAAAATTTGTAAAATGTATAATTAA
- a CDS encoding SIR2 family NAD-dependent protein deacylase has protein sequence MKHIVVLTGAGVSAESGIKTFRDEDGLWEGHDIMEIASPMGWEQNQVKVLDFYIKRRRQLLEVQPNPAHYALVKLEEKYKVSIITQNVDDLHERAGSTNVLHLHGELLKVRSTFDEDLVMDWRTDLKIGDFCEHNHQLRPHVVWFGEAVPMFQIAAEVTEQADILLIIGTSMQVYPAAGLMDMVRMGTPVFFIDPKPSIASGPNITVIQKNAATGVSQLVDSLLEEV, from the coding sequence ATGAAACATATAGTTGTTCTTACAGGCGCCGGAGTGAGTGCTGAAAGTGGAATAAAAACCTTTCGCGACGAAGACGGGCTTTGGGAAGGTCATGATATTATGGAAATTGCTTCACCCATGGGATGGGAACAAAACCAGGTGAAAGTGTTGGATTTTTACATTAAAAGGCGCAGGCAATTGCTCGAAGTTCAACCAAATCCCGCACATTATGCCCTTGTAAAGCTTGAAGAAAAATATAAGGTAAGCATCATTACCCAAAACGTAGACGACCTTCACGAAAGAGCAGGGAGTACAAATGTGCTGCACTTACACGGAGAATTATTAAAAGTAAGAAGTACATTTGATGAAGATCTCGTAATGGACTGGAGGACAGATCTAAAAATTGGGGATTTTTGTGAACATAATCATCAATTGAGGCCTCATGTAGTATGGTTTGGAGAAGCTGTGCCCATGTTTCAAATTGCTGCTGAAGTAACAGAACAGGCAGATATTCTATTAATTATTGGAACTTCGATGCAGGTTTATCCTGCTGCGGGACTTATGGATATGGTGAGGATGGGGACCCCTGTCTTTTTTATAGATCCAAAACCTTCCATTGCTTCTGGACCTAATATAACGGTGATCCAGAAAAACGCAGCCACCGGGGTTTCTCAACTTGTGGATAGTCTTCTGGAAGAGGTTTAA
- the purB gene encoding adenylosuccinate lyase, whose product MTSLTAISPIDGRYHQKTQSLIPYFSEEALIKYRVRVEIEYFIALCNLPLPQLKDVNDEVFHKLRDIYRNFSSKDALAVKEIEKTTNHDVKAVEYFIKEKFDQLQLGKFKEFIHFGLTSQDINNTAIPLSLMEAVHEVYTPQLDLIIHNLSVLSKEWAKVPMLARTHGQPASPTRLGKELQVFITRLEVQQEQMKAIPHSAKFGGATGNFNAHKVAYPSIDWKAFGGAFVKDNLGLEHSFPTTQIEHYDNMAALFDNLKRINTIIIDLNRDFWTYISMDYFKQKIKEGEVGSSAMPHKVNPIDFENSEGNLGIANAVFEHLSAKLPVSRLQRDLTDSTVLRNIGVPLGHTLIAFQSTLKGLDKLLLNETKINQDLENNWAVVAEAVQTILRREAYENPYEALKGLTRTNTGITQESISNFIETLNVSEEIKIELKSITPQNYTGI is encoded by the coding sequence ATGACATCCCTTACTGCAATTTCACCCATAGACGGAAGATATCATCAAAAAACCCAATCTCTTATTCCCTATTTTAGTGAGGAGGCACTTATAAAATACCGGGTAAGGGTTGAGATAGAGTATTTTATCGCCCTTTGCAACCTTCCCTTACCACAGCTTAAGGATGTGAATGATGAAGTGTTTCATAAACTGCGCGATATCTATAGAAATTTTAGCAGCAAAGATGCCCTGGCAGTAAAAGAAATCGAAAAAACCACCAACCACGATGTAAAAGCCGTGGAGTACTTTATTAAGGAGAAATTTGATCAATTACAATTAGGGAAATTCAAAGAATTCATACATTTTGGATTAACCTCTCAGGATATAAATAATACTGCAATTCCTTTAAGTCTTATGGAGGCGGTTCACGAAGTATACACGCCACAACTGGATTTGATCATCCATAATTTATCTGTTTTAAGCAAGGAATGGGCAAAGGTGCCAATGTTGGCACGTACACACGGTCAACCGGCCTCTCCTACCCGTTTGGGCAAAGAATTACAGGTTTTTATTACCCGGCTTGAAGTACAACAGGAGCAAATGAAAGCCATCCCGCACTCTGCAAAATTTGGAGGAGCTACCGGAAATTTCAATGCTCATAAAGTAGCGTACCCATCAATAGACTGGAAAGCATTTGGAGGTGCTTTTGTAAAGGATAATTTGGGATTGGAACATTCCTTTCCAACTACACAAATAGAGCATTATGATAATATGGCTGCCTTGTTTGATAATCTCAAGCGCATTAATACTATTATTATAGATCTAAACAGGGATTTCTGGACCTATATATCCATGGATTATTTCAAGCAAAAAATAAAGGAAGGGGAAGTAGGATCTTCTGCAATGCCTCATAAAGTTAACCCTATAGATTTTGAGAACAGTGAAGGAAACCTTGGAATAGCTAATGCTGTTTTTGAACATCTTTCAGCTAAATTGCCGGTAAGCAGGTTACAACGTGACCTTACTGATAGTACAGTGTTGCGAAACATTGGTGTTCCCCTGGGTCATACATTAATTGCCTTTCAATCTACCCTGAAGGGATTGGATAAATTATTGCTGAATGAAACCAAGATCAACCAGGATCTCGAAAATAACTGGGCTGTGGTTGCTGAGGCTGTTCAAACTATCCTGCGCAGGGAAGCATATGAAAATCCATATGAAGCCCTCAAAGGCTTAACCCGAACCAATACCGGAATTACACAGGAAAGTATTTCCAATTTTATAGAAACCCTAAATGTTTCAGAAGAAATAAAAATTGAGCTCAAATCTATAACTCCCCAAAATTACACGGGAATATAA
- a CDS encoding putative PEP-binding protein, translating into MGLTNVKVMIPFCRTLDEGEKVIEIMKKNGLAQKENGLEIYMMVEIPSNVILAEEFASLFDGFSIGSNDLTQLTLGIDRDSELMASHFDENDNAAKSMIAMAIKKANNAGIKIGLCGQAPSDFPEFASFLVNEGIDSISFNPDALLKGIDNINIAEAEKEM; encoded by the coding sequence ATGGGACTTACCAATGTGAAGGTAATGATCCCATTTTGCCGTACCCTTGACGAAGGTGAAAAAGTAATTGAAATAATGAAAAAGAATGGGCTGGCTCAAAAGGAAAATGGGCTGGAGATCTATATGATGGTGGAAATTCCCAGCAATGTGATCCTGGCTGAAGAATTTGCCAGCCTCTTTGATGGATTTTCAATAGGATCCAATGACCTTACCCAACTTACCCTGGGAATTGACAGGGATTCAGAGCTTATGGCCTCTCACTTTGATGAAAATGACAATGCCGCGAAATCTATGATCGCAATGGCTATTAAAAAGGCAAATAATGCAGGAATAAAAATTGGTTTATGTGGGCAGGCTCCCAGTGATTTTCCGGAGTTTGCCTCGTTCCTGGTAAATGAAGGAATAGATAGTATTTCTTTTAACCCCGATGCTTTATTAAAAGGAATAGATAATATTAATATAGCTGAAGCTGAAAAAGAAATGTAG
- a CDS encoding glycosyltransferase family 4 protein: MKVLTFGWEFPPHISGGLGTACYGLTKALQEENVSIIFVVPRVFGNEKMELVNASSIIIKEPLPTPARIRRTKKKTGRFEKLHVSSSLTPYSETGIWDKREKIKNWNYRLDTDKVPVERVKNKGIRYRFTGTYGPSLLNEVKRYGEVGGEIARQHNFDLIHAHDWLTFPAGIAAKKNSGKPLVVHVHATEYDRAGLKNMDHRIVAIEKNGFNAADLIMAVSNWTREILTEIYEIDPDKIVVVHNGIQEEDNSPFTAITRVSENIVTFLGRVTYQKGPKYFVQAAARVLEQFPETHFIIAGAGDLLPSTIDQIAQLKISSRVHCTGFLKGEKIKQIWSVSDVFVMPSVSEPFGIAPLEAIRAGVPVIVSNQSGVAEVLENVIKVDFWDSTALAEAIIQILQNKNLANSLRKESKKELEHLTWNIAARKIKNQYHEVCTTKP, from the coding sequence ATGAAGGTGTTAACATTTGGATGGGAGTTCCCTCCTCATATTTCCGGAGGGCTGGGAACGGCATGTTATGGCCTTACCAAAGCCCTTCAGGAAGAAAATGTCTCTATTATTTTTGTTGTTCCCAGGGTTTTTGGCAATGAAAAAATGGAACTTGTAAATGCTTCATCTATTATTATAAAAGAGCCCTTACCTACTCCTGCACGCATACGAAGAACAAAGAAAAAAACAGGAAGATTTGAAAAACTACATGTCTCCTCTTCCCTAACCCCCTATTCAGAAACCGGTATCTGGGATAAACGTGAGAAAATAAAGAATTGGAATTACCGGCTGGATACTGATAAAGTACCGGTGGAGAGAGTTAAGAATAAGGGAATTCGTTATAGATTCACCGGTACTTACGGGCCATCTCTCCTAAATGAGGTGAAGAGATATGGAGAAGTGGGAGGGGAAATTGCGCGCCAACATAATTTTGATCTCATCCACGCTCATGATTGGTTAACGTTTCCGGCAGGAATTGCTGCAAAAAAAAACTCCGGAAAACCCCTTGTGGTTCATGTTCACGCTACGGAATATGACCGCGCAGGATTAAAAAATATGGACCACCGAATTGTGGCGATCGAAAAAAACGGATTCAACGCGGCAGATCTAATAATGGCGGTAAGTAATTGGACCAGGGAGATCCTTACAGAAATTTATGAAATAGATCCCGATAAAATAGTAGTAGTGCATAACGGTATACAGGAGGAAGATAATTCCCCATTTACCGCTATCACCCGTGTAAGTGAAAACATTGTTACTTTTTTAGGTAGGGTAACCTACCAAAAGGGCCCAAAATATTTTGTCCAGGCTGCTGCCAGGGTTTTGGAGCAGTTCCCTGAAACCCATTTTATAATTGCGGGTGCCGGGGATCTTTTGCCATCAACAATAGATCAAATTGCACAATTAAAGATCTCCTCCAGGGTACATTGCACAGGGTTTTTAAAGGGAGAGAAAATCAAGCAAATCTGGTCTGTGAGTGATGTATTTGTAATGCCATCGGTTTCTGAACCTTTTGGTATTGCCCCGCTGGAGGCAATTAGGGCAGGAGTACCGGTAATCGTCTCAAACCAGTCCGGGGTGGCAGAAGTGTTGGAAAATGTTATTAAGGTTGATTTCTGGGATTCTACTGCGCTGGCCGAAGCGATCATTCAAATTCTTCAAAACAAAAATTTGGCAAATTCCCTTAGAAAGGAAAGCAAAAAGGAATTGGAACATCTTACCTGGAATATTGCTGCCAGAAAGATTAAAAATCAATATCATGAAGTATGCACAACCAAACCATAA